From Oscillatoria sp. FACHB-1406, the proteins below share one genomic window:
- a CDS encoding DUF2330 domain-containing protein, translated as MMKLIRILLSTVVVAIALIGLARPAWAFCGFYVAKADSSLYNQASQVIIARDGERTILTMANDYKGEAKDFALVVPVPVPITKDQVHVSNPKVIERLDNFSAPRLVEYFDEDPCYTPPPSRSLPAAPAPMVSGRAREQAADGLGVTVEARFTVGEYDILILSAKESDGLETWLVQNGYKIPPGASQLLQPYIRDNMKFFVAKVNLEEFQKSDFQSLRPLAIAYESPRFMLPIRLGTVNGQGEQDLIVYVLSPQGQVELTNYRSAKIPSDAEIPEFVKEEFAEFYKAMYQTAHERENKKVAFLEYAWDMAWCDPCAAEPLTPEELKEAGVFWLNSAQPQRNFGGGSNVFMTRLHVRYNRNTFPEDLRFQQTGNRENFQGRYIIRHPYKGEMDCPAAENYQQGLQERLEKEATTLASLTRWNVNEIRRKIEFPKVDSRPWWRRIWN; from the coding sequence ATGATGAAACTTATCCGAATTTTACTCTCAACTGTTGTCGTTGCGATCGCGTTAATCGGCTTAGCACGACCCGCTTGGGCTTTCTGTGGCTTTTATGTCGCTAAAGCTGACTCCAGTTTGTACAATCAAGCCTCGCAGGTGATTATCGCGCGGGACGGAGAACGAACTATCCTAACAATGGCGAACGACTACAAAGGCGAAGCCAAAGACTTTGCCCTCGTCGTTCCCGTTCCCGTGCCGATAACAAAAGACCAAGTTCATGTCAGCAATCCAAAAGTTATCGAACGACTCGATAACTTCAGCGCGCCGCGTTTAGTAGAATATTTTGACGAAGATCCCTGTTATACTCCACCTCCATCAAGGAGTTTACCAGCCGCACCCGCTCCGATGGTAAGTGGTAGAGCGCGCGAACAAGCAGCAGATGGTTTAGGCGTAACCGTAGAAGCACGCTTCACCGTCGGCGAGTACGACATCCTCATCCTTTCAGCTAAAGAATCCGACGGACTCGAAACTTGGCTGGTGCAAAACGGCTACAAAATTCCCCCCGGTGCGAGTCAACTCCTTCAACCCTACATCCGCGACAACATGAAATTCTTCGTCGCTAAAGTCAACCTCGAAGAATTCCAAAAAAGCGACTTTCAATCCCTGCGTCCTCTGGCTATTGCCTACGAATCGCCCCGATTTATGCTTCCAATTCGCTTGGGAACTGTCAACGGACAAGGCGAACAAGACTTAATCGTTTACGTTCTTTCCCCCCAAGGACAAGTCGAACTGACCAATTATCGCAGCGCTAAAATCCCGTCCGATGCCGAAATTCCCGAATTCGTTAAAGAAGAGTTCGCCGAATTTTACAAGGCAATGTATCAAACCGCCCACGAACGAGAAAACAAGAAAGTCGCCTTTCTCGAATACGCTTGGGATATGGCTTGGTGCGACCCTTGTGCTGCCGAACCCTTAACCCCAGAAGAGTTGAAAGAAGCGGGCGTATTTTGGCTTAATTCCGCACAGCCCCAACGCAATTTCGGCGGGGGTAGCAACGTTTTTATGACCCGCTTGCACGTCCGCTACAACCGCAATACCTTCCCGGAAGACTTGCGTTTCCAACAAACGGGAAATCGCGAAAACTTCCAAGGGCGCTATATTATCCGCCATCCTTACAAAGGAGAGATGGATTGTCCGGCAGCAGAAAATTATCAACAGGGATTACAGGAACGATTGGAGAAGGAAGCGACGACTTTAGCAAGTTTGACTCGCTGGAATGTTAATGAGATTCGCCGCAAGATTGAGTTCCCCAAGGTCGATTCTCGTCCCTGGTGGCGCAGGATTTGGAATTGA
- a CDS encoding RnfABCDGE type electron transport complex subunit D has product MKTLFKDARDYQILFLSTFLILGISTRDWTLRADLMFVVIASCLVTQWLFVSGVPFLSAKTRLLPDLTDSPPKSPPLVSSLRSALITGLGLCLLLRANDWKTMALAGFLAIASKFICSWRGKHFFNPANFGIIAALVLTPDAWVSPGQWGTDWWYLLLFAGAGGIVLHRVGRWDTSATFLATYAGLETARTFWLGQGWDVSIHQLSSGSLLLFALFMLTDPRSIPDARVGRLVWSVAIASVAFILQYQYYLSTAIFWTLFAFSPLTLILDAIWKQERFNWIPNLPNPIPRVN; this is encoded by the coding sequence ATGAAAACGCTATTCAAAGATGCTCGCGATTATCAAATCCTCTTCCTGTCTACTTTCCTGATTCTAGGAATCAGTACCCGCGACTGGACGCTGCGCGCCGATTTAATGTTTGTCGTCATCGCCAGTTGTCTGGTGACTCAATGGCTATTTGTTTCCGGAGTTCCCTTCCTGAGTGCCAAAACTCGCCTCCTCCCCGATTTAACCGATTCGCCCCCAAAATCCCCTCCCCTCGTATCTTCACTGCGTAGCGCTTTAATCACGGGTTTGGGACTGTGCTTGCTGCTGCGCGCTAACGACTGGAAAACGATGGCGCTTGCAGGATTTCTTGCCATCGCTAGTAAGTTTATCTGTTCTTGGCGAGGCAAGCACTTTTTCAATCCGGCAAATTTTGGGATTATCGCCGCCCTCGTGTTAACGCCCGATGCGTGGGTATCGCCGGGACAGTGGGGAACGGATTGGTGGTATTTATTGCTATTTGCGGGTGCGGGGGGAATCGTTCTGCATCGCGTCGGACGCTGGGATACTTCTGCAACTTTCCTCGCCACCTACGCAGGATTGGAAACGGCGCGGACTTTTTGGCTGGGACAAGGCTGGGATGTCAGCATTCACCAACTATCGAGCGGGAGTTTGCTGCTTTTTGCACTGTTCATGTTAACAGATCCGCGATCGATTCCCGATGCGCGCGTCGGTCGTTTGGTATGGTCTGTTGCGATCGCGTCAGTCGCCTTCATCCTACAGTATCAATACTACCTTTCCACCGCCATCTTCTGGACGCTCTTTGCCTTCTCGCCCCTCACCCTCATTCTCGACGCAATTTGGAAGCAAGAACGTTTCAACTGGATTCCCAACTTACCGAACCCCATCCCTCGAGTTAACTAA
- a CDS encoding DUF2330 domain-containing protein, with translation MKILRSFIVAFVAVIALMCFVPPALAFCGFYVAKADSSLYNQASQVIIARDGERTILTMANDYKGEAKDFALVVPVPVPITKDQVHVSDPKVIQRLDNFSAPRLVEYFDSNPCIMLDEDAFSTTTKLNGEMLFSGGDRRNANLGVTVEARFTVGEYDILILSAKESDGLETWLVQNGYKIPPGASQLLQPYIRDNMKFFVAKVNLEEFQKSDFQSLRPLAIAYESPRFMLPIRLGTVNGQGEQDLIVYVLSPQGQVELTNYRSAKIPSDAEIPEFVKEEFAEFYKAMYQTAHERENKKVAFLEYAWDMAWCDPCAAEPLTPEELKEAGVFWLNSSQPNSGGGQNVFMTRLHVRYNRNTFPEDLRFQQTGNRENFQGRYIIRHPYKGEMDCPAAENYQQGLQERLEKEATTLASLTRWNVNEIRRKIEFPKVDSRPWWRRIWN, from the coding sequence ATGAAAATATTGCGAAGTTTCATAGTTGCGTTCGTTGCAGTTATTGCACTGATGTGCTTTGTCCCGCCCGCCTTAGCTTTCTGCGGCTTTTATGTTGCTAAAGCGGATAGCAGTTTGTACAATCAAGCCTCCCAAGTGATTATCGCGCGGGATGGCGAACGAACCATCCTGACAATGGCGAACGACTACAAAGGCGAAGCCAAAGACTTTGCCCTCGTCGTCCCCGTCCCCGTGCCGATAACAAAAGACCAAGTTCATGTCAGCGACCCTAAAGTTATTCAGCGTCTCGATAATTTTAGCGCGCCGCGCTTGGTGGAATATTTTGATTCCAACCCTTGCATTATGTTGGACGAGGACGCTTTTTCAACCACGACAAAATTAAACGGAGAAATGCTATTTAGCGGTGGGGATAGACGAAACGCTAACCTCGGCGTAACCGTAGAAGCACGCTTCACCGTCGGCGAGTACGACATCCTCATCCTTTCAGCTAAAGAATCCGACGGACTCGAAACTTGGCTGGTGCAAAACGGCTACAAAATTCCCCCCGGTGCGAGTCAACTCCTTCAACCCTACATCCGCGACAACATGAAATTCTTCGTCGCTAAAGTCAACCTCGAAGAATTCCAAAAAAGCGACTTTCAATCCCTGCGTCCTCTGGCTATCGCCTACGAATCGCCCCGATTTATGCTTCCAATTCGCTTAGGAACTGTCAACGGACAAGGCGAACAAGACTTAATCGTTTACGTTCTTTCCCCCCAAGGACAAGTCGAACTGACCAATTATCGCAGTGCTAAAATCCCGTCCGATGCCGAAATTCCCGAATTCGTTAAAGAAGAGTTCGCCGAATTTTACAAGGCAATGTATCAAACCGCCCACGAACGAGAAAACAAGAAAGTCGCCTTTCTCGAATACGCTTGGGATATGGCTTGGTGCGACCCTTGTGCTGCCGAACCCTTAACCCCAGAAGAGTTGAAAGAAGCGGGCGTATTTTGGCTTAATTCCTCACAGCCCAATTCTGGAGGCGGACAAAACGTTTTTATGACCCGCTTGCACGTTCGTTACAACCGCAATACCTTCCCGGAAGACTTGCGTTTCCAACAAACGGGAAATCGCGAAAACTTCCAAGGGCGTTATATTATCCGCCATCCTTACAAAGGAGAGATGGATTGTCCGGCCGCAGAAAATTATCAACAGGGATTGCAGGAACGTCTGGAGAAGGAAGCGACGACTTTAGCAAGCTTGACTCGCTGGAATGTCAATGAGATTCGCCGCAAGATTGAGTTCCCCAAGGTCGATTCTCGTCCCTGGTGGCGCAGGATTTGGAATTGA
- the folP gene encoding dihydropteroate synthase, producing MTGERLSLTVRGRSFIWGERTYLMGILNVTPDSFSDGGEFDRVDSALERARTMVASGADTIDIGGQSTRPGAEQINETEELRRVIPVIEALRGVSEIPISVDTTRATVAKAAIAAGADIINDISGGTFDAAMFSTAAELNVPIILMHIRGTPQTMQTLTDYEDLVGEICQFLGAQREKAIAAGIARSQIILDPGIGFAKTYPQNLELLRHLDRFQSLQAPILVGPSRKSFIGHLLDKPQPKERVWGTAAVCCRAIASGADILRIHDVAEMYDVCRVADALFRTPSPKIRLNDLS from the coding sequence ATGACGGGGGAGAGGTTGAGCTTAACGGTGCGGGGGCGTTCTTTCATTTGGGGAGAACGCACCTATTTGATGGGGATTCTCAATGTTACCCCAGATAGTTTCAGCGATGGGGGCGAGTTCGATCGCGTCGATTCTGCCCTCGAACGCGCCCGGACAATGGTCGCCTCGGGCGCGGACACAATCGATATCGGCGGTCAATCGACGCGCCCCGGAGCGGAACAAATTAACGAAACGGAAGAGTTGCGGCGCGTTATCCCCGTTATTGAGGCGCTGCGAGGGGTATCGGAAATTCCGATTTCAGTGGATACGACGCGGGCGACGGTGGCAAAAGCCGCGATCGCAGCCGGAGCCGATATCATTAACGATATATCGGGCGGCACGTTCGATGCGGCGATGTTCTCGACGGCGGCAGAACTGAACGTCCCCATCATCCTAATGCACATTCGGGGAACGCCCCAAACGATGCAAACCCTGACGGATTACGAGGATTTAGTTGGGGAAATTTGCCAATTTCTGGGGGCGCAAAGGGAAAAAGCGATCGCGGCGGGAATTGCGCGATCGCAGATTATCCTCGATCCCGGTATCGGTTTTGCCAAAACCTACCCCCAAAACCTCGAACTGCTGCGCCATCTCGATCGCTTTCAATCGCTGCAAGCTCCGATTTTAGTCGGCCCTTCGCGCAAAAGCTTTATCGGGCATTTATTAGATAAGCCGCAGCCCAAAGAGCGCGTTTGGGGAACTGCTGCGGTTTGTTGCCGCGCGATCGCGAGCGGTGCAGATATTCTGCGTATCCATGATGTTGCCGAAATGTACGACGTTTGCCGCGTCGCCGATGCCCTCTTCCGCACGCCATCACCTAAAATCCGGTTGAATGACCTCAGTTAA
- a CDS encoding DUF4114 domain-containing protein, whose translation MATIAVTNINDSGAGSLRAALSSAQSGDIIVFDSALTGQQITLTSGQLTIASNVTLDGSAASGVTISGNNASRVIDVAANLNVTLKNLTIADGHTTGTAMDGAGGGIRTGLNTTLVLENSTLKNNYASGDGGGGLWAGNNSTTTITNSTFEGNSTAGLQAPGSVGERGGGAIAVASESVITVSGSTFNNNTGINGGAINTVLSTLTVSGSTFTNNDTTPGGAFGPDTRGYGGAIYSDGGKTGVSDSIAITTSRFDGNKAAGQGGAIFLYPYSGHDTASISDSTIVNNSVIKDAKGDSLGGGIRIGGGGGFTMTNTTVANNTSNNQGGGLWAGEGSPIEITNSTFYGNRALSTNGINGEGLGGAMLLANNPPTTITSSTIANNYAAFQGGGFWGGGSNTTINDSLITSNQANNNNQGWNINHQTGVTYNGSGNVEYNPYNGNDTKVVGSSQVVDPQLATFLDNGTALQSPPQPGNATVTAGADPNGAPLPTIPLAPTNLVATAANDTEIALSWGDSSNNESGFKIERSLDNTNWSTVGTAASNSTSYTDTGLSANTQYYYRLSAINGAGASGAIAADTTTTNTGIGGTPVGGTPIGGTPIGGTPIGGTPVGGTPIGGTPIGGTPVSGTPGSNPVTPSLTQNASNIFTLVGGENLLFALNGTNTQAVNEIAAFKVDDDRGTINGIAPGEAGYLQAALSNSKVIFSALPKIFPNLSTNRNISFDSGDKLGFYLVQNGTTEKALSELASGGAPDNVFFANASANAGGASALQTSDLGNNRYRLAWEDRFGGSVDFGDLDMTVELSQAPPPIATQLQGTNSLEVLDLTNLTSSVRAQFSVHSDAGYSNSFGFYAIDDATGRIGDLKPGDAGYAQAAVSQRIDLNSPLSGGQLLSPFLIANGTADDFLSKNPGNQANNGPNAYFGSTSANPDGVDHIRLIGDNTFAFEDLYGGGDKDYNDYVVQVNFA comes from the coding sequence ATGGCAACGATCGCAGTAACAAACATCAATGATAGCGGTGCGGGTTCTTTGCGCGCTGCTCTATCCTCCGCACAATCCGGCGATATCATCGTCTTCGATTCCGCCCTCACCGGACAACAAATCACTCTCACCAGCGGTCAACTCACGATCGCAAGCAATGTCACCCTTGACGGTTCCGCAGCCTCCGGTGTAACGATTAGCGGTAACAACGCCTCCCGCGTCATCGATGTCGCCGCCAACCTCAACGTCACCCTCAAAAACTTAACCATCGCCGACGGACACACCACCGGAACCGCGATGGATGGTGCTGGAGGTGGTATTCGCACCGGACTGAACACCACCCTCGTTCTCGAAAACAGCACCCTAAAAAATAACTACGCCAGCGGCGACGGCGGCGGCGGACTCTGGGCAGGCAACAACAGCACCACAACCATTACCAATAGCACCTTTGAAGGAAACAGTACCGCCGGATTGCAAGCACCCGGAAGCGTTGGCGAACGCGGCGGCGGTGCGATTGCCGTTGCCAGCGAAAGCGTCATTACCGTTAGCGGCAGCACCTTCAATAACAACACCGGCATTAACGGCGGTGCGATTAATACCGTCCTTAGTACCCTCACCGTCAGCGGTAGCACCTTTACCAACAACGATACGACTCCCGGTGGCGCATTTGGCCCCGATACGCGCGGTTACGGCGGTGCGATTTACTCCGACGGCGGTAAAACCGGAGTCAGCGATTCGATTGCGATTACAACCAGTCGCTTCGACGGTAACAAGGCAGCGGGACAAGGCGGCGCAATCTTCCTGTATCCTTATTCCGGTCACGATACGGCTTCCATCAGCGATAGCACCATCGTCAATAATTCCGTCATTAAAGATGCCAAGGGCGACTCCCTCGGCGGCGGAATTCGCATTGGCGGCGGCGGCGGTTTTACGATGACAAATACCACCGTTGCGAACAATACTTCCAACAATCAAGGCGGCGGACTGTGGGCAGGAGAAGGCTCGCCGATTGAGATAACTAATAGTACCTTCTACGGCAACCGCGCCCTTTCTACAAATGGAATTAATGGAGAGGGCTTAGGCGGTGCGATGTTGCTGGCGAATAATCCTCCGACAACGATTACCAGCAGTACCATTGCCAATAACTACGCAGCGTTTCAAGGCGGGGGATTCTGGGGCGGCGGCAGCAATACAACGATTAACGATAGCTTAATTACCAGCAACCAAGCTAACAACAACAATCAGGGGTGGAATATCAACCACCAAACTGGCGTAACTTATAACGGCAGCGGCAACGTTGAGTACAATCCTTACAATGGCAACGATACTAAAGTCGTTGGCAGTTCGCAGGTTGTGGATCCGCAGTTGGCTACCTTCCTCGATAATGGCACAGCTTTGCAAAGTCCCCCACAACCGGGTAATGCGACAGTGACGGCGGGGGCGGATCCGAACGGCGCGCCCTTACCGACGATTCCCCTTGCGCCGACGAATCTCGTGGCAACGGCGGCGAACGATACGGAAATTGCACTTTCTTGGGGGGATAGTAGCAATAATGAATCGGGATTTAAGATCGAGCGATCGCTTGATAATACCAATTGGTCAACCGTCGGTACGGCAGCGAGCAACAGCACCTCCTACACCGATACGGGATTGAGCGCGAATACCCAATACTATTATCGCCTCAGTGCGATTAATGGGGCCGGGGCTTCGGGCGCGATCGCGGCAGACACTACCACAACAAATACCGGAATCGGCGGCACTCCTGTCGGCGGCACTCCCATCGGTGGCACTCCCATCGGCGGAACTCCCATCGGCGGAACTCCTGTCGGTGGCACTCCCATCGGCGGAACTCCCATCGGCGGCACTCCTGTCAGTGGCACTCCTGGAAGCAATCCCGTTACACCCAGCTTGACGCAAAATGCCAGTAATATCTTTACCCTCGTCGGCGGCGAAAATCTGCTGTTCGCGCTCAATGGTACTAATACTCAGGCTGTCAACGAAATTGCCGCTTTCAAAGTAGACGACGATCGCGGTACGATTAACGGCATTGCGCCGGGAGAAGCCGGTTACTTACAAGCCGCCCTCAGTAATAGCAAAGTTATCTTTTCTGCCTTACCCAAAATTTTCCCCAACCTCAGCACCAATCGCAATATTAGCTTCGATTCCGGCGATAAACTCGGTTTCTACTTGGTTCAAAACGGAACCACGGAAAAAGCATTAAGCGAACTTGCCAGTGGAGGCGCACCCGATAACGTCTTCTTTGCGAATGCTAGCGCCAATGCAGGCGGTGCTAGCGCCCTGCAAACGTCCGATTTGGGGAATAATCGCTATCGTCTTGCGTGGGAAGATCGGTTTGGGGGTAGCGTTGACTTCGGCGACTTAGATATGACAGTCGAACTGTCTCAAGCGCCGCCGCCGATCGCAACCCAGCTTCAAGGCACGAATTCTCTAGAAGTCCTCGACTTGACGAACCTGACGAGTTCGGTGCGCGCTCAATTTTCGGTTCATAGTGATGCTGGGTATAGCAACTCCTTCGGATTTTACGCGATCGACGATGCCACCGGACGCATCGGCGACCTAAAACCGGGAGATGCGGGTTACGCGCAAGCGGCTGTCAGCCAGCGCATCGATCTTAATTCGCCTCTATCGGGCGGTCAACTTTTAAGTCCTTTCTTAATTGCCAACGGTACGGCGGATGACTTTTTAAGTAAAAACCCCGGAAATCAAGCGAATAACGGGCCGAATGCCTACTTTGGCAGTACCAGTGCAAACCCCGATGGTGTCGATCATATTCGCTTAATTGGGGATAATACTTTTGCCTTTGAAGATTTATACGGAGGCGGCGATAAGGACTATAACGATTATGTCGTTCAGGTCAATTTTGCTTGA
- a CDS encoding WecB/TagA/CpsF family glycosyltransferase, producing MIDAGKRNVLGVKVNVVDYEAAVDRIIQAAKNKQGLSVSALAVHGVMTGVLDDTHRHRLNRFDLICPDGQPVRWALNAMHKARLRDRVYGPNLTLFTCERAAKEGLPIYLYGSRMEVLNAFAENLRSRYPGLQIAGAQPSRFRQVTAEEKQEIVQQIKDSGAAITLVGLGCPRQEVWAYEYREALSMPLLAVGAAFDFHAGLLPQAPKMWQDLGLEWLFRLIQEPKRLWKRYILLNPHYVWLLSQQMLGLRRFDPEATQAPQQELRYG from the coding sequence ATGATTGATGCAGGCAAACGCAATGTGCTTGGAGTTAAGGTGAATGTCGTCGATTACGAGGCGGCAGTCGATCGCATTATCCAAGCAGCAAAAAACAAGCAAGGACTTTCCGTTTCTGCGTTAGCAGTCCACGGAGTCATGACGGGGGTATTGGACGATACTCACCGCCATCGCCTCAATCGCTTCGATCTGATTTGTCCCGACGGACAGCCGGTACGCTGGGCGTTAAATGCGATGCACAAAGCTCGATTGCGCGATCGCGTTTACGGCCCGAATTTGACCCTTTTTACCTGCGAGCGCGCCGCAAAAGAAGGATTGCCCATTTACCTTTACGGCAGTCGCATGGAGGTTTTAAATGCCTTCGCAGAGAATTTGCGATCGCGCTATCCGGGGTTGCAAATCGCAGGCGCGCAACCCTCCCGTTTCCGACAAGTAACCGCAGAAGAAAAGCAAGAAATCGTCCAACAAATTAAAGACAGCGGTGCAGCCATTACTCTTGTCGGTTTGGGCTGTCCGCGCCAAGAAGTTTGGGCTTACGAATACCGCGAGGCACTTTCCATGCCACTTTTAGCAGTCGGTGCTGCCTTCGACTTCCACGCCGGACTACTCCCCCAAGCCCCGAAAATGTGGCAAGACCTCGGCTTAGAATGGCTGTTTCGCCTCATTCAAGAACCGAAGCGCCTTTGGAAGCGCTACATCTTACTCAATCCCCATTACGTTTGGTTGCTGAGTCAGCAAATGCTGGGTTTGCGCCGCTTCGATCCGGAGGCAACGCAAGCGCCCCAGCAAGAGTTACGGTATGGGTAG
- the tpiA gene encoding triose-phosphate isomerase, whose translation MRKILIAGNWKMYKTQAECKQFLQAFLPELEEVDEKRGVILCPTFTSLGAMSASLHGGRVRLGAQNIHWEDTGAYTGEVSGPMLTEANVSYAIVGHSERRQYFGETDKTVNWRLRAAQKHDITPILCVGESKEQRDAGDTEKVITQQIEQDLIGIDQKNLVIAYEPIWAIGTGDTCEAVEANRTIGLIRSLLDNSNVSIQYGGSVRPNNIDEIMAQPEIDGALVGGASLDPAGFARIVNFKTPANLSQ comes from the coding sequence GTGCGGAAAATTCTTATAGCTGGTAATTGGAAAATGTATAAGACTCAGGCGGAGTGCAAGCAGTTTCTGCAAGCATTTCTACCCGAGTTAGAAGAGGTTGATGAAAAGCGGGGTGTAATTCTTTGTCCGACTTTTACATCGCTGGGTGCGATGTCCGCGAGTCTCCACGGGGGGCGGGTGCGTCTGGGGGCGCAAAACATTCACTGGGAGGACACGGGAGCTTATACGGGGGAAGTTTCGGGCCCGATGCTGACAGAAGCGAACGTCAGTTACGCGATTGTCGGACATAGCGAACGCCGCCAATATTTTGGGGAAACCGATAAAACGGTAAATTGGCGTTTGAGAGCCGCCCAGAAGCACGATATTACCCCGATTCTGTGCGTGGGAGAAAGCAAGGAACAACGGGATGCAGGAGACACGGAGAAGGTCATTACCCAGCAAATCGAGCAGGATTTGATCGGGATCGACCAAAAGAATTTAGTCATTGCCTACGAACCGATTTGGGCGATTGGAACGGGGGATACCTGCGAGGCAGTGGAAGCGAATCGCACGATTGGTTTGATCCGATCGCTGTTGGATAATTCTAATGTGTCGATCCAATACGGTGGCTCGGTGCGCCCCAATAATATCGATGAGATTATGGCGCAGCCGGAGATTGACGGCGCGCTGGTGGGTGGTGCGAGTTTGGATCCGGCGGGGTTTGCCCGAATTGTCAATTTCAAAACCCCAGCTAATCTCAGCCAATGA
- a CDS encoding ImmA/IrrE family metallo-endopeptidase: MTIFKPFRFLDKFAIECSALNILEAMEITPNYKPKFPLDASRVAEFLGLDVVWDRIPEDEEGQIAARILPLERLIEINEDIPQLRGGFGESTVAHEIGHWVLHIDTEKAQRYASLQAKGVKISVEPLLCRSGDNFEGIEWQAQYFASCLLMPQYVLQQQRQRRDLSQWRSLYEMAEELGVTISNLVHRLEDLRWIEVDRTSKQIRQPLAV, translated from the coding sequence ATGACTATCTTCAAGCCGTTTCGTTTTCTTGACAAATTCGCAATTGAATGCTCCGCTCTCAATATTTTAGAGGCGATGGAAATCACGCCGAACTATAAGCCCAAGTTTCCGCTGGATGCGAGTCGGGTGGCAGAGTTTTTGGGTTTAGATGTGGTGTGGGATCGCATTCCCGAAGATGAAGAGGGACAAATTGCGGCGCGAATTCTGCCGTTAGAACGTTTAATCGAGATTAACGAAGATATCCCGCAGTTGCGCGGCGGTTTCGGCGAATCGACGGTGGCGCACGAAATCGGACATTGGGTGCTGCATATCGATACGGAAAAGGCGCAACGGTATGCGAGTTTGCAAGCGAAGGGAGTGAAGATTTCGGTTGAACCCCTGTTGTGTCGTTCGGGGGATAACTTTGAGGGAATCGAGTGGCAGGCGCAATATTTTGCGAGTTGTTTGTTGATGCCGCAATATGTTTTGCAGCAGCAGCGACAAAGGCGCGATTTAAGCCAATGGCGATCGCTGTACGAGATGGCGGAAGAATTAGGAGTTACGATCTCGAATTTGGTTCATCGATTGGAGGATTTGCGCTGGATTGAAGTCGATCGCACCTCAAAGCAAATCCGCCAACCGTTAGCCGTTTGA
- a CDS encoding helix-turn-helix transcriptional regulator, with the protein MAKFGELIRQARKDKGYSQRDLAKLLGLDFTYLSKLENDRADYAPKEEAIRALAHHLGLDEEELIFLAGRIPKQEEELLKEHYKDMPVLFRRMRENPEFARKVLREAMNNE; encoded by the coding sequence ATGGCAAAATTTGGAGAACTAATCCGCCAAGCGCGCAAGGATAAAGGGTACAGCCAGCGAGACTTAGCGAAACTGCTGGGTTTAGACTTCACCTACCTCTCAAAACTAGAAAACGATCGCGCCGACTACGCCCCCAAGGAAGAAGCGATTCGCGCCCTCGCCCATCATCTCGGCTTGGATGAAGAGGAATTGATCTTTTTGGCAGGGCGAATTCCGAAGCAGGAAGAGGAACTGTTGAAGGAACATTATAAGGATATGCCGGTGCTGTTCCGCCGGATGCGCGAGAATCCGGAATTTGCGCGTAAGGTACTGCGGGAAGCAATGAATAATGAATAG